The Actinomycetota bacterium genome includes a region encoding these proteins:
- a CDS encoding FAD-dependent oxidoreductase has translation MGSPALPRTRASVDASTIPFWLDTADRPAPTEPFRGEAVADLVIVGGGFTGLWAAIQAKERDPGRDVLLLEAEEIAFGATGRNGGFLDASLTHGQENGAARFPDELETLERLGRENFGQLFASLDRYGVDAHAEHTGEMTVGRRPHEVQYLREMHELLVGLGYDAQLFEGDALQAQVRSPALLAGLWERDGLALVDPARLAWGLRDAALELGVRIHEGTRVRGMERDGPGMVVGAGPGRVRARRVLLATNGFRGTLRAIDRRIVPVYDYILVTEPLTTAQRDSLGWANRQGLADASNRFHYFRLTSDDRILWGGFDAIYHFGNGVRPEFDQRPETFDVLERNFFETFPQLEGIRFTHRWGGVIDTCTRFCVTFGSSHGGRVAYAVGYTGLGVGASRFGAATALDLLDDLQTERTELALVRKRAIPFPPEPFRWLGVQLTRRALARADERGTRGPWLRVLDAFGLGFDS, from the coding sequence GTGGGCTCCCCCGCCCTTCCCCGAACCCGAGCGTCCGTCGATGCGTCGACGATCCCGTTCTGGCTCGACACCGCCGATCGCCCCGCACCGACCGAGCCGTTCCGGGGCGAGGCCGTCGCCGATCTGGTGATCGTCGGCGGCGGGTTCACCGGGCTGTGGGCGGCGATCCAGGCCAAGGAACGCGACCCGGGTCGCGACGTCCTGCTCCTCGAGGCCGAGGAGATCGCGTTCGGCGCGACCGGTCGCAACGGGGGGTTCCTGGACGCCTCGCTCACCCACGGCCAGGAGAACGGCGCAGCGCGGTTCCCCGATGAGCTGGAGACCCTCGAGCGGCTCGGGCGCGAGAACTTCGGCCAGCTCTTCGCGAGCCTCGATCGGTACGGGGTGGACGCCCATGCCGAGCACACGGGTGAGATGACCGTCGGGCGCCGACCGCACGAGGTCCAGTACCTGCGCGAGATGCACGAGCTCCTCGTCGGGTTGGGCTACGACGCCCAGTTGTTCGAGGGGGACGCGCTGCAGGCGCAGGTGCGCTCGCCCGCGCTGCTCGCGGGCCTGTGGGAACGGGACGGCCTCGCACTGGTCGATCCGGCGCGACTCGCGTGGGGTTTGCGCGACGCGGCGTTGGAGCTCGGCGTGCGGATCCACGAGGGGACGCGCGTCCGGGGCATGGAACGCGACGGTCCCGGGATGGTGGTGGGGGCGGGACCCGGCCGCGTTCGGGCCCGACGGGTGCTGCTCGCCACGAACGGATTCCGGGGAACGCTTCGCGCGATCGATCGGCGGATCGTGCCGGTCTACGACTACATCCTGGTCACCGAGCCCTTGACGACCGCACAGCGCGACAGCCTCGGCTGGGCGAACCGGCAGGGATTGGCCGACGCGTCCAACCGGTTCCACTATTTCCGGCTCACCTCCGACGATCGGATCCTGTGGGGTGGGTTCGACGCGATCTATCACTTCGGCAACGGCGTCCGTCCGGAGTTCGACCAGCGTCCGGAGACCTTCGACGTGCTCGAACGCAACTTCTTCGAGACCTTCCCGCAGCTGGAGGGGATCCGGTTCACCCACCGATGGGGCGGTGTGATCGACACGTGCACGCGGTTCTGCGTCACGTTCGGCTCCTCGCACGGTGGGCGGGTCGCCTACGCGGTCGGTTACACGGGACTGGGGGTAGGCGCGTCCCGGTTCGGCGCGGCGACGGCGCTCGACCTGCTGGACGACCTGCAGACGGAGCGCACCGAGCTCGCCCTCGTTCGGAAGAGGGCGATCCCGTTCCCGCCCGAGCCGTTCCGGTGGCTCGGCGTCCAGCTCACGCGGCGGGCCCTCGCGCGCGCGGACGAGCGTGGCACGAGAGGTCCCTGGCTCCGGGTCCTCGACGCGTTCGGGCTCGGGTTCGACAGCTAA
- a CDS encoding cupin domain-containing protein, with translation MTDPLPASAGSFALSPAELDLEPAELDPATILEGSPEVSELVVWESSDGRRSRGVWQITAGVVTDVEADELFVVLLGRATIEIEDGPTIEVGPGDLCVLEEGARTTWRVHETLRKVFSITSEH, from the coding sequence ATGACCGACCCGCTGCCCGCGTCCGCCGGTTCGTTCGCGCTGTCGCCCGCCGAGCTCGATCTTGAACCGGCGGAGCTCGACCCGGCCACGATCCTCGAGGGATCGCCCGAGGTGTCCGAGCTGGTCGTGTGGGAGTCGTCGGACGGGCGGCGTTCCCGCGGCGTCTGGCAGATCACCGCCGGCGTCGTCACCGACGTCGAGGCCGACGAGCTGTTCGTCGTGCTCCTCGGCCGGGCGACGATCGAGATCGAAGACGGTCCCACGATCGAGGTTGGTCCCGGGGATCTGTGCGTGCTCGAAGAGGGTGCTCGCACGACCTGGCGGGTCCACGAGACGCTCCGGAAGGTCTTCTCGATCACGAGCGAGCACTGA
- a CDS encoding ATP-binding protein → MTASADGASPRAAPGQKPSALLRVEAGLAARSHPFVVLVGLLLSVLAAAIDVVTGPVVSISFLYLVPIGLVTFSRGRALGILTCAVAAGARMGIELWEDPDVSLEVAFLNATLRFLLFVAIALLLALVRDALLRERAVAGAEAETSDRLRTLNALKDTLLHAVSHDLRSPIAAIRGSVNTLSRSDKLGLTGEQREGLIEAIAVSAGKLDHIVNDLLDLERLDRGVVEPDREPVDLAEVVDRVVREGAYPVDHPVRIEADPILVDVDRGQVERIVDNLLGNAIKHTPPGTTVTVRVRYDDDGALLSVEDEGPGIPTDLKQVIFEPFRQGAGASGRGGIGIGLSLVQRFASPARRRRVGRGSFERRDGVPRVPARCGSTAAADLRATGRASSRGRVRRDRLSGVVTDVR, encoded by the coding sequence ATGACCGCCTCCGCGGACGGGGCATCGCCCCGGGCAGCCCCCGGGCAGAAGCCGTCCGCGTTGCTGCGGGTCGAGGCGGGCCTCGCCGCGCGCTCTCACCCGTTCGTCGTTCTCGTCGGCCTGCTGCTCTCGGTGCTCGCGGCCGCGATCGACGTCGTCACCGGCCCGGTGGTGTCGATCTCATTCCTCTACCTCGTGCCGATCGGGCTCGTGACCTTCAGCCGGGGCCGCGCCCTCGGCATCCTCACGTGCGCCGTCGCCGCGGGAGCGCGGATGGGGATAGAGCTCTGGGAGGACCCCGACGTCAGCCTGGAGGTCGCGTTCCTGAACGCGACGCTCCGCTTCCTGCTGTTCGTCGCGATCGCGCTCCTGCTCGCCCTCGTGCGCGACGCGTTGCTGCGCGAACGGGCGGTGGCCGGTGCCGAGGCGGAGACCTCCGACCGGTTGCGGACGCTGAACGCCCTGAAGGACACGCTGCTCCACGCCGTGTCCCACGATCTTCGGAGCCCGATCGCCGCGATCCGCGGATCGGTGAACACCCTCTCGCGCTCGGACAAGCTCGGGCTCACCGGCGAGCAGCGCGAGGGGTTGATCGAGGCGATCGCCGTGAGTGCGGGCAAGCTCGATCACATCGTGAACGACCTGCTCGACCTCGAGCGGCTCGACCGAGGGGTGGTGGAGCCCGATCGGGAGCCGGTCGACCTGGCCGAGGTCGTGGATCGTGTCGTCCGGGAGGGCGCGTACCCCGTCGACCACCCGGTTCGGATCGAAGCCGACCCGATCCTCGTGGATGTCGACCGGGGGCAGGTCGAGCGGATCGTCGACAACCTGCTGGGCAACGCGATCAAGCACACTCCGCCCGGTACCACCGTGACCGTCCGCGTGCGGTACGACGACGACGGCGCGCTGTTGTCGGTCGAAGACGAGGGACCGGGGATCCCGACGGACCTCAAGCAGGTGATCTTCGAGCCGTTCCGGCAGGGTGCAGGCGCCTCCGGCCGAGGTGGGATCGGGATCGGCCTGTCACTCGTCCAGCGGTTCGCTTCGCCTGCACGGCGGCGACGCGTGGGTCGAGGATCGTTCGAGCGGAGGGACGGCGTTCCGCGTGTTCCTGCCCGGTGCGGTTCGACCGCTGCCGCGGATCTCCGAGCCACGGGACGAGCGTCCTCCCGCGGCCGCGTCCGCCGAGATCGGTTGAGCGGAGTCGTCACCGATGTCCGATAG